One Scyliorhinus canicula chromosome 9, sScyCan1.1, whole genome shotgun sequence DNA segment encodes these proteins:
- the pop4 gene encoding LOW QUALITY PROTEIN: ribonuclease P protein subunit p29 (The sequence of the model RefSeq protein was modified relative to this genomic sequence to represent the inferred CDS: inserted 1 base in 1 codon; deleted 2 bases in 1 codon), translating into MDNIVYSTISVKETDHLDIQPQGSXQAEAFVNAFLKHSLPRLGAEQIQERLIQKSCYLEHFLKKRKKREEEKNKVCLAKERRELRIFELKPEQQRYELFLPLHDLWKQYIRDLCNGLKPDMQTQMIQTKLLKADFHGAIVTVTKSKCPSYVGVTGIILQEMKHIFKIITEENKLKVIPKQNSVFSVEIDGFVSYIYGSKFQLRASERSAKKFKGKGSIDL; encoded by the exons ATGGACA ATATTGTTTACAGTACAATTTCTGTGAAAGAGACAGATCACTTGGACATTCAG CCTCAGGGAT AACAGGCTGAAGCATTTGTCAATGCCTTTCTCAAGCACAGTTTACCACGGTTGGGCGCTGAGCAGATTCAGGAACGTTTGATACAGAAAAGCTGTTATCTCGAACATTTCTTAAAGAAGCGCAAGAAAAGAGAAGAGGAGAAAAACAAA GTCTGTCTTGCCAAAGAAAGGCGAGAATTGAGAATATTTGAGCTCAAACCAGAACAACAAAG ATATGAATTGTTTCTCCCTTTGCATGACTTGTGGAAGCAATATATTCGAGACTTGTGCAATGGTTTAAAACCTGACAT GCAGACACAGATGATTCAGACCAAACTGCTAAAAGCAGATTTTCATGGTGCCATTGTGACAG TGACAAAATCCAAATGTCCCTCCTATGTCGGGGTCACAGGAATTATTCTTCAGGAAATGAAACACATATTCAAGATTATCACGGAGGAAAATAAGCTCAAAG TTATTCCCAAGCAAAACAGTGTCTTCAGTGTGGAAATCGATGGCTTTGTTTCCTATATCTACGGCAGCAAGTTTCAACTGAGAGCAAGTGAGCGTTCCGCTAAAAAATTTAAAGGGAAAGGAAGTATAGACCTTTAA